The sequence CTCCCAGTCGCGGATGGCCACGGCGGGAACGCCGTCGGCCCCCTCGCCGGTCACGAGATTGGCCGCGGCGGCGAGTTCGTCGACCACCGACTGGACTGTCACGCCCAGTTCGCGGCCGTCCCGGTCGGGCTCGCCTCGCCAGTCCCGGCTCGCGGCGATTCCCGCCCAGCCGATCGCGACCCCGCGCTGGCCGTGGCGAAACGGTCTCCCACACGTGTCGGTGACGATCACCGCGACGTCCTCGAGCCCGTGCTCTTCGAGGCCCGCACGAATCCGCTCGGCGCTCTCGGTCGGCCGCCGCGGGAGCAACAGCAGGTCGTGGCCTGGCACGTTCGACCGGTCGATCCCCGCGTTGACGCAGATGTGGCCGAAGTGTGTCTCGGTGAGCATGAACGGACACTCGATCAACAGTTCGGTACTCTCCTCGAGAACCGCCTGCGCGAATCGCGGATCTTTCTCCTCGCCCGTGACCGCACCGATCCGGTCGGCGAGTTCTCGCGCGCGACCGCTGACGGGGTACTCTGCGAGGTTCGCCGTCCGCCCCTCCGCCTTCGAGACGACCGTGCTCGCGACCGTGAGCACGTCCCCCGGCTCGAGGGTGGCCCGATCCGCGACGAGCGCGGCGAGATCGTCACCGGGACGGATCTCGGGCAGATCCGTCACTGGCTCGAGTTGCATACTCGAGGGTAGGCTGGCGACCTGAAAAGGACTCCGTCACCGGATAATGAAGTCGGGGTCTGGCCGACGTCGAGCGACCGGTTTCGTTTCACATAGACTGGCGTTCGGACTCGAGTTCGACGTCGGCCGAGCTACAACCACCACGAAAGCCCCTGCCCCGCTCGAGCAGCCGCGTAGCTTGGCCGATCAGCCGACACGGGTGGGAATGAAAGGGGCTGGCGTGCTCGCTGAGCGAA is a genomic window of Natrarchaeobaculum aegyptiacum containing:
- a CDS encoding coenzyme F420-0:L-glutamate ligase, yielding MQLEPVTDLPEIRPGDDLAALVADRATLEPGDVLTVASTVVSKAEGRTANLAEYPVSGRARELADRIGAVTGEEKDPRFAQAVLEESTELLIECPFMLTETHFGHICVNAGIDRSNVPGHDLLLLPRRPTESAERIRAGLEEHGLEDVAVIVTDTCGRPFRHGQRGVAIGWAGIAASRDWRGEPDRDGRELGVTVQSVVDELAAAANLVTGEGADGVPAVAIRDWEFGDLPESDELFRPVEDDLIRQALRQWAFEGGEH